A section of the Falco peregrinus isolate bFalPer1 chromosome 3, bFalPer1.pri, whole genome shotgun sequence genome encodes:
- the LOC114013050 gene encoding oxygen-regulated protein 1 — translation MSETPSTSYSVNQPNSSESEQTLSTRHFNVTEPVVAKRICFYKSGDPQFNGIKMVINNRSYKTFDALLDSLSKRVPLPFGVRNISTPKGRHSVTNLEDLEDGKSYICSHQRKMKPINLEQASKKPLPWQISRPVSARRRAVQLARENEDGFGHRESKITTPRKILVFKNGDVRLRRTIVLGKKNTQTFEAFLDYMSELMQYPVVKLYTTNGRKVPNLQALILCSGAVVAAGREPFKPSNYDSLGYSRPAKLLGIANRVYPKANTKPESENMRAQMGSSSRSQVFSVSSDKGSSNDNNSNDNNSDSSYVPDSHNGIGGNQSITGEDLSVAQYEDDIEKSVHLNQDGSITVEMKVRLKIKEEETIKWTTTVSRAGLSDDKNTTICHPAMHAEDCLSNVNALECINPKDTPFLKSYSKEEGDSLQQFNAEVSDKESESDLKNSGCNICKNNNSADVDVNNVPEDNIRPRFYRPPTPGPRRVRQKKAVVESVTLVSEKEVQEKTIGQFSYSEEIQQGENKSEYCMVAHASREKSSVTYPKFSEMSENSSLKLSSENIKEEMLFKVSHKSNDLIETTNKKTLEVSDKDELVQSILEKSVVEQSTYNSLLSTCKANICGLIPSSKICQAARPGSADYIHKSCDIKQIKRSLSSFIRYSELCQSKEETICRPADLLPVSQDSVHSACPGHSQMEMIVSPCSKAPTEKINPTTGFFPTVTESDNHISARTGSVMATHLIDDSQSASSLTKKKRRKSSKFLEKGTYENKKDEDISGIMKGEGMHITRRTTQDSAAEAMDNYSEMPQKKGMDFFVKKNDGSVNSDKSICCEDEFYHQDSVEQNGLSSNKKPRSNNNKLAKVKMKSGQKNSIISSAKKEDGLMAVDSNNESEHSQDTLSTEKEGAHLTTNSFKQASNPSVISKPLSEVPKNLNFEKEKENNILENLSSKKAKKQKGMKKNLTKGANKLNMSEKAITLEALNQEGFQGEVAEHSVENYVQTWLKNLLPNSVLPPINKKERNVENSICHSAEENTDASIDKETTFITNKVYVTGKKHLVEHSLTPKPLMPICGLGTLEESAKDSGGKQIDSLIHANTTIVDEAKYSLRSEFHHEGKTHLFQETQDNDKKMSEADIQDTNLFQRKKSEVAVQADCAFVNEKVGTDVQNSCMSSMLLHELQSTLLGLQKEHSGCIGKACSLSDLPPSSFGSSSNVVLAWLLMLNLRESLIGTIKDDMQKPTCSCSETFTQSQFLKQTTLIEKFEELKAAFSHFQQPTENNLPYFGRELKNQDSTHCHENMPISELHNGIHLHENEKSVDPCVPKDSGNSEEALKLTGELESCFDIQKDLCRETETSDLSALKTQLDSQYATTNSNTRSLTSAIEPTEKYEEMPDSFYKKSQDKTTDTSFTNEESETSVDPNSTVHSVTSNDKYCILDQDTSELEGEQDTIHVTTDKSEDEKVDPKSEGNDKTPNNQLKLAAETSVECNNEDYSVQEDKEDAESCEGETSERLSTVSPLSFCYESKQITECDMTEGEQELQVEELENKMCSDTSQLKKCFKSPATSDWSDYRPDTEESEHDFRASSDLTNESSEEAVLEKHYNTGYVKRTIERLYGKTEASFKPDFHKGFPYMSKVSQKDTEEFHSAVMEKTISFSQERGSCSAEKLLHSSLPSQEFPVNINQDDSISRKENTSLPTPQPTFNREDTSYINDHSWDSPRQHCQPSVRANEDEGILIDKGKWLLKENHLIRRSPPERIGMYGNLDTTSTDTVVDTNSDDVPYSHFGNLNQYPVLNAISSSELEDMAKPSEGFCNYFNIPHNSDSDPFQDDLSTKSKPSCNGKIASRPAANKEKIKPSVVVGSTSAHLSTQADTSFTGFTSAEFRLPDNKVHPLEQPLNDEPIQSQPNYAGNANRRALQEEDSLDKLHAMCGQHCPILMVTVTPINEDQRGYAYQKVSDIENQLGPYLLAQKSKHLQWSGEDLLTDENYHVTLKNSCINKIANNIFNRFYANNTLDFISNFGILTSSTLKDTSSLGKLHVIEDMNAKHVEVSNCQNNVSKNIPSDLVTGINSELLNRMPEICQNLRISLIHIFGENFSLMLADPAENCHSETFLKCDTSSNNIEHNASENLKNENAFPTEEEEEEEEAEVCFCAMDDGNNKYKKHL, via the exons ATGAGTGAAACACCTTCAACTAGTTATTCGGTGAATCAGCCAAACTCCTCCGAGAGTGAACAGACTTTATCCACGCGCCATTTCAACGTTACTGAACCTGTCGTGGCAAAACGGATCTGCTTCTATAAAAGTGGAGATCCTCAGTTTAATGGGATCAAAATGGTCATTAATAACCGGTCTTACAAAACATTTGATGCCTTGCTGGATAGTTTATCCAAACGGGTTCCATTACCTTTTGGAGTAAGGAATATTAGTACACCAAAAGGGAGACACAGTGTCACCAATTTGGAGGATCTTGAAGATGGAAAATCTTATATTTGCTCCCATCAGAGGAAAATGAAGCCCATCAACCTGGAACAGGCTAGCAAAAAGCCGCTGCCCTGGCAGATCAGTAGGCCTGTCAGTGCACGTCGTCGAGCTGTGCAGTTAGCAAGGGAGAATGAAGATGGATTTGGCCATCGAGAAAGTAAAATAACAACTCCCAGAAAGAtacttgttttcaaaaatgGGGATGTAAGACTCAGGCGTACCATagttctgggaaagaaaaatacacaaaccTTTGAGGCCTTTCTGGATTATATGAGTGAGTTAATGCAATATCCAGTTGTGAAACTATATACCACTAATGGCAGAAAG gttCCTAATCTTCAGGCCCTGATATTGTGCTCTGGAGCTGTAGTCGCAGCAGGGAGAGAGCCTTTTAAACCAAGCAATTATGATTCTCTTGGATATTCACGGCCTGCTAAATTGCTTGGAATTGCAAATCGTGTGTACCCAAAAGCAAATACCAAGCCAGAAAGTGAGAATA TGAGAGCTCAAATGGGCTCTAGCTCAAGATCTCAGGTATTCTCAGTTTCTTCTGATAAAGGATCCAGCAATGATAACAACTCAAATGATAACAACTCAGATTCTTCATATGTTCCTGATAGTCATAACGGTATAGGAGGAAATCAGTCCATTACTGGTGAAGACTTATCTGTGGCACAGTATGAAGATGACATTGAGAAATCTGTTCACCTTAATCAAGATGGGAGTATCACAGTGGAAATGAAAGTTcgattaaaaattaaagaggaagaaaccATTAAATGGACAACTACTGTAAGTCGTGCTGGCCTTTCTGATGACAAAAATACCACCATCTGTCATCCTGCAATGCATGCTGAAGACTGCTTATCCAATGTAAATGCATTGGAATGTATAAACCCAAAAGATACTCCATTTTTGAAGAGCTACAGTAAAGAAGAGGGAGACTCATTACAGCAATTCAATGCAGAAGTGTCAGACAAAGAATCAGagtctgatttaaaaaattctggTTGTAATATCTGTAAGAACAATAATTCTGCAGATGTAGATGTAAACAATGTACCTGAAGATAATATCAGGCCTCGCTTTTATAGACCTCCCACTCCTGGGCCAAGGCGTGTTAGACAAAAGAAAGCAGTAGTTGAAAGTGTCACCTTGGTATCTGAGAAAGAGGTTCAGGAGAAGACAATAGGACAGTTTTCCTACAGTGAGGAAAtacagcagggagaaaataagtCTGAGTATTGCATGGTAGCTCatgcaagcagagaaaaatcaagtgTCACTTATCCAAAGTTTAGTGAGATGAGTGAGAATAGTTCATTAAAGCTTTCTTCAGAgaatataaaagaagaaatgctttttaaagtaagCCACAAAAGTAATGATTTAATAGAAACCACAAATAAGAAGACATTAGAAGTGTCTGACAAGGATGAATTGGTACAGAGTATATTAGAGAAATCTGTTGTGGAACAAAGTACATATAATAGTTTACTCTCAACCTGCAAAGCTAACATTTGTGGTTTAATACCATCATCAAAAATTTGCCAGGCAGCTAGGCCAGGTTCGGCAGACTACATCCATAAGTCATGTGacattaaacaaataaaaagatcaCTGAGTTCTTTCATTAGATATTCAGAATTGTGTCagtcaaaagaagaaacaatatGCAGACCTGCTGATTTATTACCTGTTTCTCAAGATTCAGTACATTCAGCCTGTCCTGGACATAGCCAGATGGAGATGATTGTATCTCCATGTAGTAAAGCTCCTACTGAGAAGATAAATCCAACAACTGGATTCTTTCCTACTGTTACTGAAAGTGACAATCACATCAGTGCCAGGACTGGATCTGTGATGGCAACACATCTCATTGATGACAGCCAATCTGCATCTTCTCTCAccaaaaagaagaggagaaaatcgTCTAAGTTTCTAGAGAAAGgtacatatgaaaataaaaaagatgaagacATTTCAGGGATAATGAAAGGTGAGGGAATGCATATCACAAGGAGAACCACACAGGATTCTGCAGCAGAGGCTATGGATAATTATTCTGAAATGCCTCAGAAAAAAGGAATGGATTTTTTCGTAAAAAAGAATGATGGGTCTGTCAATTCAGACAAAAGCATATGTTGTGAAGATGAGTTCTATCACCAGGATTCAGTGGAACAAAATGGATTATCATCTAATAAAAAACCAAGAAGCAATAACAACAAGTTGGCCAAAGTAAAAATGAAGTCAGGCCAAAAAAATAGTATCATTTCATCTGCAAAGAAGGAAGATGGTCTAATGGCAGTTGATTCAAACAATGAATCTGAACATAGTCAGGATACACTGAGTACTGAGAAAGAAGGCGCACATCTCACAACCAATTCTTTCAAACAGGCATCTAACCCATCAGTGATTTCAAAGCCATTGTCAGAAGTGCCAAAGAATCttaactttgaaaaagaaaaggaaaataatattttggaaaatttgtcatcaaagaaagcaaaaaagcaaaaggggaTGAAGAAAAATCTAACTAAAGGAGCAAATAAGTTAAATATGTCAGAGAAAGCCATTACACTAGAGGCTCTGAACCAGGAAGGTTTTCAAGGGGAGGTCGCTGAGCATTCAGTTGAAAACTATGTCCAAACTTGGTTGAAAAACTTATTACCAAATTCTGTCTTACCccctataaataaaaaagaaaggaatgtaGAGAACAGCATCTGCcattctgctgaagaaaatactgatgCTTCTATAGATAAAGAAACAACATTTATCACAAATAAAGTGTAtgtgactggaaaaaaacatctggTTGAACATAGTCTAACCCCAAAACCATTAATGCCTATTTGTGGATTGGGAACTTTAGAAGAATCAGCCAAGGATTCAGGTGGAAAACAAATTGACTCTTTGATTCATGCTAATACAACTATAGTAGATGAAGCCAAGTATTCACTGAGATCAGAATTTCATCATGAGGGTAAGACACACTTGTTTCAGGAAACACAAGACAATGATAAAAAGATGTCAGAAGCTGATATCCAAGATACCAatctatttcaaagaaaaaaatctgaagttgcTGTTCAAGCTGATTGTGCATTTGTCAATGAGAAAGTGGGAACTGATGTTCAGAACAGTTGCATGTCTAGCATGTTGCTGCATGAACTACAATCAACTTTGCTTGGTCTCCAGAAAGAACACAGTGGATGTATAGGGAAAGCTTGCAGCCTTTCAGATCTTCCTCCTTCATCTTTTGGTTCTTCCTCCAATGTCGTCTTAGCCTGGCTACTCATGCTGAACCTGAGAGAGAGTTTGATTGGGACAATCAAAGATGATATGCAAAAACCTACCTGTAGCTGTTCCGAAACATTTACTCAGTCAcaatttctgaaacaaactACACTCATAGAAAAATTTGAAGAACTGAAGGCTGCCTTCTCACATTTTCAACAACCAACAGAAAATAACCTACCATACTTCGGGAGGGAACTGAAAAACCAGGACTCCACACATTGCCACGAGAATATGCCCATATCTGAACTTCATAATGGTATACATttgcatgaaaatgaaaagtcagTTGACCCTTGTGTTCCAAAGGACAGTGGAAATTCTGAAGAAGCTCTAAAACTGACTGGTGAATTAGAAAGCTGTTTTGATATACAGAAAGATCTTTGTAGAGAAACAGAGACTTCAGACTTGAGTGCTCTCAAAACACAGCTAGATAGTCAATATGCCACTACTAATTCAAATACCCGTAGCCTTACATCAGCTATAGAGCCAACTGAAAAATACGAAGAAATGCCTGATAGCTTCTACAAAAAATCTCAAGATAAAACCACTGATACATCATTCACTAATGAAGAGTCAGAAACCTCAGTAGACCCTAACTCAACAGTTCATAGTGTAACTTCTAAtgataaatactgtattttagaTCAGGATACTTCTGAGCTAGAAGGTGAACAAGATACTATACATGTTACTACTGATAAAAGTGAAGATGAGAAAGTTGATCCAAAGTCAGAAGGTAAtgacaaaaccccaaataaccAACTTAAACTAGCTGCTGAAACCTCCGTAGAGTGTAATAATGAGGATTATTCTGTACAGGAAGATAAGGAAGATGCAGAAAGCTGTGAGGGGGAAACCTCTGAGAGGTTATCTACAGTCTCTCCATTATCATTTTGTTATGAATCAAAGCAAATTACAGAATGTGATATGactgaaggagaacaggaattGCAAGTGGAAGAACTGGAGAATAAAATGTGTTCAGACActtctcagttaaaaaaatgttttaaaagtccTGCTACTTCAGACTGGTCAGATTACAGACCAGATACTGAAGAGAGTGAGCATGACTTTAGAGCATCCAGCGATTTGACCAACGAAAGCAGTGAGGAAGCCGTACTTGAAAAACATTATAATACTGGCTATGTAAAAAGAACTATTGAACGGCTTTATGGCAAGACAGAAGCTTCATTTAAGCCTGACTTTCACAAAGGGTTTCCTTATATGTCAAAAGTATCTCAAAAGGATACTGAAGAATTCCACTCTGCAGTAATGGAAaaaaccatttctttttctcaagaACGTGGGTCTTGTTCTGCAGAGAAACTTTTACATTCTTCACTACCGTCACAAGAATTTCCAGTGAACATAAACCAAGATGACTCTATATcgagaaaagaaaatacttctttaccAACACCACAACCTACTTTTAACAGAGAAGACACAAGTTATATTAATGACCATTCATGGGACTCTCCAAGGCAACACTGTCAACCTAGTGTACGAGCTAATGAAGATGAAGGAATATTAATAGATAAAGGCAAATGGCTTCTCAAAGAGAATCATTTGATAAGAAGATCACCACCTGAGAGGATTGGAATGTATGGTAATTTGGATACAACATCAACAGACACGGTCGTTGACACAAACAGTGATGATGTTCCATACTCACACTTTGGCAATCTGAATCAGTACCCAGTCCTCAATGCAATCTCTTCTTCAGAACTTGAAGACATGGCTAAACCCTCTGAAGGTTTTTGCAACTACTTCAATATACCTCATAATAGTGATTCAGACCCCTTTCAGGATGACTTAAGTACAAAGAGCAAACCTAGCTGCAATGGCAAGATCGCCTCCCGTCCTgcagcaaacaaagaaaagatcAAACCGTCAGTTGTGGTAGGTTCTACTTCTGCACATCTTTCTACACAGGCTGATACCAGTTTTACAGGCTTTACATCTGCAGAATTTAGATTGCCTGATAACAAGGTGCATCCATTGGAACAGCCTTTAAATGATGAACCCATACAGTCTCAGCCAAATTATGCTGGTAATGCTAATAGAAGAGCTCTTCAGGAAGAAGATTCTCTGGATAAACTCCATGCTATGTGTGGCCAACATTGCCCAATATTGATGGTGACAGTAACACCAATTAATGAGGATCAGAGAGGATATGCCTATCAAAAGGTATCTGATATTGAGAATCAGCTGGGTCCGTATTTGTTGGCCCAAAAAAGTAAACACTTACAATGGTCTGGTGAAGATTTACTAACAGATGAAAATTATCATGTGACTCTGAAGAACAGCTGTATCAATAAGATTgccaataatatttttaatagattttatgCTAATAACACCTTAGATTTTATTAGTAACTTTGGAATACTTACATCTTCGACTCTGAAAGACACAAGCAGTTTAGGGAAGTTACATGTTATAGAAGATATGAATGCAAAACACGTGGAAGTCAGCAATTGTCAAAATAATGTATCCAAAAACATACCCAGTGATCTTGTGACAGGCATAAATAGTGAGCTACTCAACAGAATGCCAGAAATATGCCAAAACCTAAGAATAAGCCTAATTCACATTTTTGGAGAAAATTTTTCTCTCATGTTGGCGGATCCAGCAGAAAACTGTCATTCTGAAACATTTCTAAAGTGTGACACTTCTTCAAATAACATTGAACATAATGcctctgaaaatctgaaaaatgaaaatgcctttcctacagaagaagaagaggaagaagaagaagcagaagttTGCTTTTGTGCAATGGACGATGGAAACAACAAATATAAGAAACACTTGTAA